The Pyramidobacter porci genome contains the following window.
CAAATAATCCAGTCCTGTGTTGAACAGATTGTGCAAGTTGGTTGGAATGCCCGCTGTCCTCAGCTTTTTGAGTTGCGCCATGCCGCTTTCGCGCCCTGCACGACGGACCGCCTCGCGTATAATGCCTTCTCCTTTCCGTTCGCCGCAAAGTGCCAAGATGCTGCGCGACAGAAACATAAACATCGCCGAAAAAGCGTCCTGCTTATTCTGCAACCTTATTTCCGGATACGTATACATAAATAGTTATCCTCTTTTCGCTGAACTCTCTCGTGAAAAATAACAAATGTCTATACCAACTTCAGACCGTAACGGAAACATGCGACATAATGGTCCGGCTCAGCTTCGCACAAGCAAGTTTTATTATGACAGCACTCGTCCATAGCTTCAGGACAACGTCTCGCAAAACGGCATTCAGGCGACGGTTCAATTGGAGACGTCAGTTCGCCGCGGATCAAACGACGTTCGCGCCGATTGTGCAGACTGGGCTCGGGAATGGCAGATAGAAGAGCTTGAGTATAGGGATGGAGCGGCCTATCAAAAAGAATCTCTGTCGGGGCTTTCTCGATCACCTGCCCCAGGTACATTACCATAATCTCGTCCGAGATATGGTAGACAACGCTCAGGTCATGCGTGATAAACAAATAGGTGAGGTTCATTTGCTGCTGAAGATCCTGCAAAAGGTTCAGAATCTGCGCTTGAATCGATACGTCAAGAGCCGATACCGGCTCATCACATACAATGAAACGAGGTTTCAGCGCCAAGGCGCGGGCAACACCGATGCGCTGCCGGCGGCCGCCGTCAAGTTCATGAGGATACGCATTATACAGTCTCCGCGCAAGACCGACCGTGTCCATAAGACGGGCGACCTCCTTTTGGCGCGTCCTGAAATCCGGATACAGGTCATACAGAATAAGAGGCTCTTCAATTATCTGGCTGATCGTCATACGCGGATTGAGAGATGAAAACGGATCCTGAAAAATCATCTGCATCTCCTGGCGCTGTGCCCAAAGCTCCTTCGCATTCAGGGAACTCACATCGCGACCATCAAAGAAGACCTCTCCGCTCGTAGGTTCTTGGAGCCTGATAATGGTACGGCCAAGCGTACTCTTACCGCAACCGGATTCGCCAACCACGCCCAGCGTCTTTCCCTGTGGAATTTCGAAACTTACATCGTCAACAGCATGAAGCATCCCATGCGGCGTCTTGAAATATTTTTTCAGGTGCCGGACAGTTAATAGAGAAGAACTCATTTCAAGACACCTCCCTGAACGATATTTTCCGAGGTGTACAAATGACAGGCCACAACATGTTCATCAGTACGGCGCAAGATTGCGGGACGCTCTAAAAAGCAACGCGGGACGGCGTAGTCACAGCGCTCAGCGAGAGCACAACCGACAGCACGCTTGCTCGGATCGGGCATCAGCCCTTTAATTGGCTTCAGACGATCTTTTCTGCTGTTCATTTTCGGCAATGAGTCAAACAGACCGCGCGTGTACGGATGAAGAGTATGATCAAACACGTCTTCCAACGTACCGTGTTCAACGACGCGACCAGCATAGATAACCGACACAAGATCGCACACATCCGCCACAATGCCAAGGTCATGTGTAATCATCAGCATAGACGTGCCGTTCTTCTCACGAAGTTTCTTCATCATATCAAGCACCTGCGCCTGAATTGTCACGTCGAGCGCCGTCGTCGGTTCGTCAGCAATCAGAAGCTCGGGATTGCAGGCTAGCGCCATGGCAATCACAACGCGCTGTTTCATACCACCTGAGAACTGGTAAGGGTATTCCTTTCCGCGTTCCCGAGGTATTCCTACCTGTTCCAGCGCCTCACCCGCCCGACGAATCGCTTCCGCCCGCGAAACATCCTCGTGAGCCTCGATCACCTCAGCAATCTGAAACTCCACCGTCAGAACCGGATTAAGCGATGTCATTGGATCCTGGAAGATCATCGAGACAGATTTGCCTCGCAGATGTTCCAAATCGCGTTCTGTCATGCAGACGCGGCTGCCCCCATTGCCATCATCATTGAACACGTATCTGCCATTCACGGAGATACTCCCTCTCGTCACCCTGCCAGCAGGTTGAGGAATAAGGTTCAATACAGCCAGGGCCGTTGTTGTTTTGCCTGCGCCGGTCTCACCGACAAGCCCCAGCGTACAGCCTTTGGGGATCCTTAAATCCAAGCCGTTCACAGCATAGGCTGTTCGACGCCGTGAGGAAAATTCAACATAAAGATTCCGGATATCAAGCGCATAAGGTATATTCTGCTGATTCATTTTAGCAAACTCCTATTTCAAACGGGGGTCAAGAGCGTCTCGCAATCCATCACCCAGCAAGTTAAGCGCAAGGATTGTCAACATGATGCAAATACCCGGAATACATGCAAGATAGCTACTGTCACGGATAAATTCACGACCGCTTGAAAGCAAAGCACCCCACTCCGGCTGAGGCGCTTTGACTCCTAAGCCGAGAAAACTCAACGCAGCAGTGTTGGAGATCGTCGCTGCAATCCTGAGCGTCGTCTGTACAATAATGGGTCCCATACAGTTGGGCAGAATGTAGCGCCACAACACGCGACCAGTTTTAACACCAACGGCACGCGCGGCTTCAACGTACTCCATGTCCCTAACGCTTAAAACGGCACTTCTTACGATACGTGCGAAAATGGGAACCGAAGAGATTGCAAGCGCAATCACAAGATTCGTGATACTAGCACCAAGGGCGGCTACAATTACAATGGCCATAAGCATCATCGGCACAGCTAGAAAAACGTCACAGAAACGCATAATCACGTTATCCACCGCGCCGCCGAAAAAACCGGCAACAGCTCCCAACATTCCACCAACCATAAGCCCAAACGCCACGGCGATAACGCCGATCGAAAGTGACACACGGCTGCCATGAACTACGCGCGCTAACAAGTCACGCCCGAATTCGTCTGTACCGAACCAATGTTCGGCCGACGGCCACTGCAATCGTTGGCTAATATGGAGATCAACGCACATTTTCTGATAATCGAACAAGACGTCAGCAAGGACAGCAACCAATGTCAAAGCAATCAAAAAAAGCAGTCCTGCGACAGCGGCTTTATTCTGACACAGACGCAGGAAGTTTTCTCTCAGCTGACTGCTGCGTGGAAG
Protein-coding sequences here:
- a CDS encoding ABC transporter ATP-binding protein — protein: MSSSLLTVRHLKKYFKTPHGMLHAVDDVSFEIPQGKTLGVVGESGCGKSTLGRTIIRLQEPTSGEVFFDGRDVSSLNAKELWAQRQEMQMIFQDPFSSLNPRMTISQIIEEPLILYDLYPDFRTRQKEVARLMDTVGLARRLYNAYPHELDGGRRQRIGVARALALKPRFIVCDEPVSALDVSIQAQILNLLQDLQQQMNLTYLFITHDLSVVYHISDEIMVMYLGQVIEKAPTEILFDRPLHPYTQALLSAIPEPSLHNRRERRLIRGELTSPIEPSPECRFARRCPEAMDECCHNKTCLCEAEPDHYVACFRYGLKLV
- a CDS encoding ABC transporter ATP-binding protein yields the protein MNQQNIPYALDIRNLYVEFSSRRRTAYAVNGLDLRIPKGCTLGLVGETGAGKTTTALAVLNLIPQPAGRVTRGSISVNGRYVFNDDGNGGSRVCMTERDLEHLRGKSVSMIFQDPMTSLNPVLTVEFQIAEVIEAHEDVSRAEAIRRAGEALEQVGIPRERGKEYPYQFSGGMKQRVVIAMALACNPELLIADEPTTALDVTIQAQVLDMMKKLREKNGTSMLMITHDLGIVADVCDLVSVIYAGRVVEHGTLEDVFDHTLHPYTRGLFDSLPKMNSRKDRLKPIKGLMPDPSKRAVGCALAERCDYAVPRCFLERPAILRRTDEHVVACHLYTSENIVQGGVLK
- a CDS encoding ABC transporter permease yields the protein MSEVSRSILDENVLGDDFDFSTLPRSSQLRENFLRLCQNKAAVAGLLFLIALTLVAVLADVLFDYQKMCVDLHISQRLQWPSAEHWFGTDEFGRDLLARVVHGSRVSLSIGVIAVAFGLMVGGMLGAVAGFFGGAVDNVIMRFCDVFLAVPMMLMAIVIVAALGASITNLVIALAISSVPIFARIVRSAVLSVRDMEYVEAARAVGVKTGRVLWRYILPNCMGPIIVQTTLRIAATISNTAALSFLGLGVKAPQPEWGALLSSGREFIRDSSYLACIPGICIMLTILALNLLGDGLRDALDPRLK